Proteins encoded together in one Methanobacterium sp. window:
- the minD gene encoding cell division ATPase MinD: protein MSRFIALASGKGGVGRTSLTFNLGVALSLFGEEVVMLDLDLMMSNMDVITGLLNPEVTLHDVLMRDKAVQDCVYQVNQGALVIPTGMHFETLKTINPNYVSWKRIMEEISSYGNIFLMDLPSGINSNIFEALPEDTEAILVTNSTMPAVADALKIRILLNELNIEILGFVLNMWYEDNFLLSVNEIESILEVPMISVISYDREMDRSIALGSSVMELNPASPISNEIMQLAADLVGKEYKPVQPDNEGIMERIKKFVGILPENK, encoded by the coding sequence ATGTCGAGATTTATTGCTCTAGCATCTGGAAAAGGAGGAGTGGGAAGAACATCCCTCACTTTTAACTTAGGGGTAGCCCTGAGTCTTTTCGGTGAAGAAGTGGTCATGCTAGATCTGGACCTGATGATGTCCAACATGGATGTAATAACCGGACTTCTAAATCCGGAAGTAACTCTCCATGACGTGCTAATGCGTGACAAGGCAGTTCAGGACTGTGTCTACCAGGTGAATCAGGGAGCACTGGTAATACCAACCGGGATGCACTTCGAAACCCTTAAAACCATCAACCCCAACTATGTATCATGGAAAAGGATAATGGAAGAAATATCATCCTATGGAAATATATTCCTCATGGACCTACCCTCAGGGATTAATTCCAACATATTCGAAGCTTTGCCGGAGGATACTGAGGCTATTTTGGTGACCAATTCTACCATGCCTGCAGTGGCTGATGCTTTGAAGATCAGAATTCTTTTAAATGAACTTAACATTGAAATACTTGGTTTCGTTTTGAACATGTGGTACGAAGATAATTTCCTGCTTTCAGTTAATGAAATTGAATCTATACTGGAAGTACCCATGATTTCAGTGATATCCTATGACCGGGAGATGGATCGTTCCATAGCCCTGGGAAGTTCAGTAATGGAGTTAAACCCAGCTTCCCCCATCAGTAATGAGATAATGCAACTGGCAGCTGACCTGGTTGGAAAAGAATACAAACCTGTTCAGCCGGATAATGAGGGAATCATGGAACGGATCAAGAAATTTGTGGGCATATTACCCGAGAACAAGTAG
- the minD gene encoding cell division ATPase MinD yields the protein MTRVITVASGKGGVGKTTITANLGVALATYGEEVIVLDADVAMANLELILGMEGKSVTLHDVLSGDADIEDAIYEGPGGVKVVPAGISLEGLRKIKMDRLESALEILIESADILLIDAPAGLEKDALAAIAAAQEMILVTTPEVPSISDALKTKIVANRLGVDILGVVINREQHDKTFLTISEIETILEVPVIAVIPEDNEVSRAAAFGEPLVVKNPKSPTSNAIMQLGADLIGEEYQPIEPDKKGVISKLVEGLLGRR from the coding sequence ATGACGAGAGTGATAACAGTTGCATCAGGGAAGGGCGGAGTTGGAAAAACAACTATCACTGCAAATTTAGGTGTGGCCCTGGCTACTTACGGAGAAGAGGTCATAGTTCTGGATGCAGACGTGGCCATGGCTAACCTGGAACTGATCCTGGGTATGGAAGGGAAATCAGTGACTCTGCATGATGTTCTCTCTGGAGATGCAGATATAGAAGATGCTATTTACGAGGGACCTGGCGGTGTTAAGGTAGTCCCTGCTGGAATATCACTGGAAGGTCTTCGTAAGATCAAAATGGATCGCCTGGAAAGTGCTCTGGAAATACTCATTGAAAGTGCCGATATTCTGTTAATCGATGCCCCTGCTGGACTGGAAAAGGATGCACTGGCTGCAATAGCCGCAGCTCAGGAAATGATCTTAGTCACCACTCCTGAAGTACCATCCATCAGCGACGCCCTTAAAACCAAAATCGTCGCCAACCGGTTGGGTGTGGACATCCTGGGAGTTGTTATCAACCGGGAGCAGCACGATAAAACATTCCTGACCATCAGTGAGATCGAAACTATCTTGGAAGTACCTGTAATCGCTGTAATCCCTGAAGACAATGAAGTCAGCCGGGCAGCAGCCTTCGGAGAACCATTAGTTGTTAAAAATCCTAAATCCCCCACCAGCAATGCAATCATGCAACTGGGGGCTGATCTCATCGGTGAAGAGTATCAGCCAATTGAACCAGATAAAAAAGGTGTCATATCCAAACTGGTGGAAGGACTGCTGGGAAGGAGATAA
- a CDS encoding DUF2226 domain-containing protein has product MEMPITKPSMVSYADELDFSKLMKDLAKDHKNGFIRVTSRSEEGYILYKDGKQVAASYDRFSKIEALEKINSALGNKNTLIEVFDVGPSQVDYLLDLNKPYTIDEDSNVYDVIGELKKTATETPPEEELKPEVTESSKVESVDNSSEDSVSVEKVTEPPVADEKVDLSLKEDSSSNEPIKEPKKDENLGSSQASVDVDESIERAPVEKADESSVADKLEKSLNKPLKEPEKGVGAESSPASVEMGGDDLPSAEKVAEPPVVDKKVEPSLNKIELEAESSEIPKADEIEEKPVDRSELLKKYGIKDVQDDDVENLLQSYKGGIIDDDDVERVELVLMNLIKKSVLGIPKIKGTEVMVFLDNYKELTGTINIITEYESQGFLNRIMGQSRTAVNLRRQIINIAEIAIKKSFRQYPEVVEKFEINVEFS; this is encoded by the coding sequence ATGGAAATGCCCATAACCAAACCGTCTATGGTTTCATATGCTGACGAGCTGGATTTCTCGAAATTAATGAAAGATCTAGCCAAGGATCATAAAAACGGGTTTATTAGGGTTACTTCACGTTCAGAAGAAGGATATATTCTTTATAAAGATGGAAAACAGGTAGCTGCTTCCTATGATAGATTTTCTAAGATAGAAGCACTGGAAAAAATAAATTCTGCCCTAGGAAATAAAAATACACTGATTGAAGTCTTTGATGTAGGACCCTCTCAAGTGGACTATCTACTGGATCTCAACAAACCATACACCATCGATGAGGATTCTAATGTTTACGATGTAATCGGTGAACTGAAAAAGACAGCAACTGAAACTCCTCCTGAAGAGGAATTAAAACCGGAAGTTACTGAATCAAGTAAAGTTGAATCTGTTGATAATTCATCTGAAGATTCGGTGTCGGTTGAAAAAGTAACTGAACCACCAGTTGCTGATGAAAAAGTAGATCTATCTTTAAAGGAGGATTCATCTTCAAATGAACCTATTAAAGAACCAAAAAAGGATGAAAATCTAGGATCTTCTCAGGCTTCTGTTGATGTGGATGAATCTATTGAAAGGGCACCAGTTGAGAAAGCAGATGAATCATCTGTAGCTGATAAGCTGGAAAAATCCTTAAATAAGCCTCTGAAAGAACCTGAAAAGGGTGTGGGGGCAGAATCTTCTCCTGCTTCTGTTGAGATGGGTGGTGATGATTTACCATCAGCTGAGAAAGTTGCTGAGCCGCCTGTGGTTGATAAAAAGGTAGAACCATCTTTGAATAAAATTGAGCTGGAAGCAGAGTCATCTGAAATTCCAAAAGCTGATGAAATTGAAGAGAAGCCTGTTGATCGTTCGGAACTTCTAAAAAAGTATGGTATTAAAGATGTTCAGGATGACGACGTGGAAAACCTGTTACAATCCTATAAGGGCGGTATCATCGATGATGATGACGTGGAAAGGGTGGAATTAGTCCTGATGAATCTTATTAAAAAATCAGTACTGGGAATTCCCAAAATCAAAGGAACCGAAGTCATGGTTTTCCTTGATAATTATAAGGAACTAACTGGAACCATTAACATCATCACTGAATATGAAAGTCAGGGGTTCTTAAACAGAATCATGGGGCAGAGTAGAACTGCCGTTAATCTCAGAAGGCAGATCATTAACATAGCCGAAATCGCCATAAAAAAGAGCTTCAGACAGTATCCAGAAGTTGTGGAAAAATTCGAGATTAATGTGGAATTTAGTTAA
- the sepF gene encoding cell division protein SepF translates to MKDIMDYLKKNLGLEEEEGKEDQETIIVPEHSFYEIVLMKVHNLDEFDYALAQVLEEKNPIIMDISILEKNSPDDFKLAGEKLKAFRDNDGGEAILLCKNGRNIIIVTPAEIKLIRK, encoded by the coding sequence ATGAAGGACATCATGGATTACTTGAAGAAAAATCTTGGCTTGGAAGAAGAGGAAGGGAAAGAGGATCAGGAAACCATCATAGTCCCTGAGCACTCATTCTATGAGATAGTTTTAATGAAGGTCCACAACCTCGATGAATTTGATTATGCCCTGGCCCAGGTTTTAGAGGAAAAAAATCCAATTATTATGGACATCAGTATCCTGGAAAAGAATTCTCCGGATGATTTCAAACTAGCCGGAGAAAAATTAAAGGCATTCCGCGATAATGATGGGGGAGAAGCTATCTTATTATGTAAAAATGGTAGGAATATTATAATAGTTACTCCTGCAGAAATAAAACTGATCCGAAAGTAA
- a CDS encoding DUF1611 domain-containing protein, translated as MYFVTSVGDLQELNPFIIIGCGGGGEKFSNFSGIESVGFIDDNKEKQGQTFCNNIISSSLAEVVGNTDARSVAIMLPIGAEGSALKYAVQAIDLGMNVVCSFRSLPLHSNQSLLAFAKSKGVQLKEISPRLDVIRSVFGTAPECCTEVLPKLDYKPETPVVFVGGTSQECGKRTTTRILGKTAKEMGLNPGIISTDEMGLEQPADLNFRAGSLSVMDVASAVMGSIKYVEEEKSPDIIFVEGQSSLTERGNPHPRGLSAAILVGAQPDATIVCHRFNHPYRQPVGITEEIRAIEAVEPTKVVGISLNLRNFTGDKSKALFSECQEKYGLPAADIYQGGASILLDAIIEYTAIGDVEK; from the coding sequence TTGTATTTTGTAACTTCTGTTGGGGACTTGCAAGAACTTAACCCATTTATAATCATCGGATGCGGTGGAGGTGGGGAAAAATTCTCTAATTTCAGCGGAATAGAATCCGTTGGTTTCATAGATGATAATAAAGAGAAACAGGGTCAAACATTTTGTAATAATATTATTTCGTCCAGTTTAGCTGAAGTGGTGGGTAATACTGATGCCCGTAGTGTGGCCATAATGCTGCCTATTGGTGCGGAAGGATCTGCCCTTAAGTACGCGGTTCAAGCTATTGATTTAGGAATGAATGTGGTCTGTTCTTTCAGATCACTCCCATTACATAGTAATCAATCTTTACTGGCCTTTGCAAAGTCTAAAGGTGTTCAGTTAAAAGAAATAAGTCCACGCCTTGATGTTATAAGATCAGTATTTGGTACTGCCCCTGAATGTTGTACTGAAGTCCTCCCAAAACTTGATTATAAACCGGAAACACCGGTGGTTTTTGTGGGAGGCACATCTCAGGAATGTGGGAAACGAACCACCACACGTATCCTGGGAAAAACAGCAAAAGAGATGGGATTAAATCCAGGAATTATATCCACGGATGAAATGGGCTTGGAACAACCAGCTGACCTGAATTTCCGTGCAGGTAGCTTGTCAGTAATGGATGTTGCCTCTGCAGTAATGGGGAGCATAAAATATGTTGAGGAAGAAAAAAGCCCGGACATTATATTTGTAGAAGGACAGTCCAGTCTTACTGAAAGGGGAAACCCACACCCCAGGGGATTATCCGCAGCCATACTTGTAGGAGCACAACCCGATGCCACCATTGTCTGTCACAGGTTTAACCATCCCTACCGCCAACCAGTGGGAATTACAGAAGAGATCCGGGCCATAGAAGCCGTGGAACCCACCAAAGTAGTGGGGATATCTCTAAATTTAAGGAATTTCACTGGGGATAAATCCAAAGCCCTTTTCTCAGAGTGTCAGGAAAAATATGGCCTTCCTGCTGCTGACATTTATCAGGGTGGAGCGTCAATATTATTAGATGCCATAATTGAATATACAGCTATAGGGGACGTTGAAAAATGA
- a CDS encoding roadblock/LC7 domain-containing protein yields the protein MIERILKDLGRINGVSGSLVVGKDGLIIESEVPTDIDSELVAAMASAVFGTAERSAEEMKHDPLQQVMIEGSKGKTLMIDAGEGILVVIADVDINLGLIRIEMRRSAERVIEFLT from the coding sequence ATGATAGAAAGAATACTTAAAGATTTAGGACGGATAAATGGGGTAAGCGGATCTTTAGTGGTCGGGAAAGACGGTTTGATAATAGAAAGCGAAGTTCCAACAGACATTGATTCTGAATTAGTGGCTGCGATGGCTTCAGCTGTTTTTGGTACCGCAGAACGTTCCGCAGAGGAAATGAAACATGACCCGCTTCAACAGGTGATGATTGAGGGTAGTAAAGGTAAAACCCTGATGATCGATGCTGGTGAAGGTATACTGGTAGTGATTGCAGACGTAGATATTAACCTTGGTCTCATCAGGATCGAAATGCGTCGTAGCGCTGAACGAGTAATTGAATTCCTAACTTAA
- a CDS encoding 3H domain-containing protein, translated as MRKPYVILIGSASGIGKSTIASELAKELGIKHLIETDFIREIVRGIIGPDYAPALHKSSFDAYVTLRDKQRFDGNSASLISAGFEEHASFVIPAIEKVIKRAVDDYDDLVIEGVHLVPGFLDIDKFKEDANIHFFVLTADEDVHKERFVKRAMKIKRGGKHLEYFKENRIINNYLVKQALEHRIPVINNLGINETKKRMLTLIKEICKEMIFRHSVDQLELETDIILNKYEGRIMDVSYFLPGFGEPLKRKVNVYDPSEAKRFIKLLQENPKRKKDLEGLYELSGNVHRHKVCAPDEESLEAMIKELDEKGLLYQFDQEEKK; from the coding sequence TTGAGAAAACCTTACGTTATACTCATTGGAAGTGCATCGGGGATTGGAAAATCAACCATCGCTTCTGAGTTAGCTAAAGAGCTGGGTATTAAGCATCTGATTGAAACCGACTTCATAAGGGAGATAGTAAGGGGGATCATTGGTCCTGATTATGCACCAGCTCTTCACAAATCTTCATTCGATGCTTATGTAACCCTAAGGGACAAGCAACGATTTGATGGCAATAGTGCCAGTTTAATAAGTGCTGGTTTTGAAGAGCACGCTTCTTTCGTCATACCTGCAATTGAAAAGGTTATAAAAAGGGCAGTTGATGACTATGATGATCTGGTAATTGAAGGAGTACATCTAGTTCCGGGATTTTTAGATATAGATAAGTTTAAAGAAGATGCTAACATCCACTTTTTTGTACTAACTGCCGACGAGGATGTACATAAAGAAAGATTCGTTAAAAGGGCCATGAAGATAAAGCGTGGCGGAAAACACCTGGAGTATTTCAAAGAAAACCGTATAATTAACAATTATCTGGTTAAACAAGCCCTAGAACATCGCATCCCTGTTATCAACAATCTCGGCATTAACGAAACCAAGAAACGGATGCTCACTCTGATTAAAGAGATCTGTAAAGAGATGATATTCCGCCATTCAGTTGATCAGTTGGAATTGGAGACTGATATCATCCTCAACAAATATGAAGGCCGTATAATGGATGTTTCCTACTTCCTCCCTGGTTTTGGCGAACCCCTGAAGAGAAAAGTTAATGTGTATGACCCGTCTGAGGCAAAACGTTTCATTAAACTTCTCCAGGAGAACCCTAAACGTAAAAAAGATCTGGAAGGACTCTATGAACTTTCTGGAAACGTTCACCGTCACAAAGTCTGCGCACCAGATGAAGAAAGTCTTGAGGCCATGATCAAAGAACTGGACGAAAAAGGACTGCTCTACCAATTTGACCAAGAAGAGAAAAAATAA
- a CDS encoding ZPR1 zinc finger domain-containing protein, whose protein sequence is MSKMFADCPICNTSQSMEVTTKTEIIPYFGEIMESTLLCSECGYKHADTICIDQKEPVKYTLLVRNDNLNARVVKSQSTTITIPEIGLKVEPGPQSQGYVSNVEGVLNRFEKAVKTALSWAEEDHVKQNAVQILEDIERVKNGQKEVTLVLEDPFGHSIVMDDAAVKSELTVEEIKNLKTGFTTFENDELEMNEDK, encoded by the coding sequence TTGAGCAAAATGTTTGCTGACTGTCCCATATGCAATACAAGTCAAAGTATGGAAGTCACTACCAAAACCGAAATAATCCCTTACTTTGGGGAAATCATGGAATCAACCCTTTTATGCAGTGAATGCGGCTACAAACATGCCGATACCATCTGTATTGACCAGAAAGAACCGGTTAAGTACACCTTACTTGTTAGGAATGATAATTTAAACGCAAGGGTTGTTAAATCACAGTCAACCACCATTACCATACCTGAAATAGGGCTTAAGGTGGAACCCGGACCACAATCCCAGGGATACGTTTCCAATGTAGAAGGAGTATTGAACCGTTTTGAAAAAGCAGTCAAAACTGCCTTATCATGGGCCGAAGAGGACCATGTGAAACAAAACGCAGTCCAAATACTGGAAGATATTGAAAGAGTGAAAAATGGTCAAAAAGAAGTTACCCTAGTATTAGAAGACCCCTTTGGTCACAGTATCGTCATGGATGATGCTGCAGTTAAGAGTGAATTGACTGTGGAAGAGATTAAAAATCTAAAAACTGGTTTTACCACCTTTGAAAATGATGAACTGGAAATGAACGAAGATAAGTAA
- the nadC gene encoding carboxylating nicotinate-nucleotide diphosphorylase — MRQDLAKMVYEDIGFEDITTRALIPPGLQVRGQIIGREEGIIAGVELAVAIFTEFAVETEILVGDGEKIEPDQIVMKISGDPRSILSVERTVLNLLMRMSGIATLTANVIKMVRSVNPDVIVAGTRKTTPGLQFFEKNAIRSGGGDTHRYRLDDSVLIKDNHLALVGGVAEAISRARKYVSFTKKIEIEVETLEEALQAANAGADIIMLDNMDSDSVITVLKALEDGNLRGNVIIEVSGGINSDNILQFAKTGVDVISTGYITHSARSLDLSLDLDKIH, encoded by the coding sequence ATGAGGCAGGACCTAGCTAAGATGGTTTATGAAGATATTGGTTTTGAGGATATAACCACCCGTGCATTGATACCCCCGGGATTACAGGTTAGGGGTCAGATCATAGGCAGAGAAGAGGGGATAATTGCTGGAGTTGAACTGGCAGTAGCTATTTTCACCGAGTTTGCAGTGGAAACAGAAATATTGGTGGGGGATGGTGAAAAAATAGAGCCGGACCAGATCGTCATGAAGATATCCGGTGATCCTCGTAGCATTCTCAGCGTGGAAAGAACCGTGCTTAACCTCCTGATGCGCATGAGTGGCATTGCCACACTCACTGCTAATGTTATTAAAATGGTTCGCAGTGTTAATCCTGATGTTATAGTGGCTGGAACTCGTAAAACAACCCCCGGACTCCAGTTTTTTGAGAAAAATGCCATAAGATCTGGTGGAGGCGATACCCATCGCTACCGGCTGGATGATAGTGTGCTTATAAAGGATAATCACCTGGCCCTGGTGGGTGGAGTGGCTGAGGCAATATCCCGCGCCAGAAAATATGTCAGTTTCACCAAAAAAATTGAAATAGAGGTAGAAACCCTGGAAGAAGCCCTGCAAGCTGCTAATGCCGGAGCAGATATTATAATGTTGGATAATATGGATTCGGATAGTGTTATAACTGTTTTAAAGGCTCTTGAAGATGGAAACCTCCGTGGTAATGTGATAATTGAAGTTTCAGGTGGTATCAATTCAGATAACATACTCCAGTTTGCAAAGACAGGGGTGGATGTGATCTCCACGGGATACATCACGCATTCTGCAAGATCATTGGACTTAAGTTTAGACTTAGATAAAATACATTAA
- the rnz gene encoding ribonuclease Z: MELIFLGTSSALPTTKRNHSSIALKAFGEVMLFDCGEGTQRQMARIKLSPMKVDHIFITHLHGDHFLGLPGMIQSMAFRGREEALHIYGPEGMIKTVENIKNLGYYALSFPIHAYEVTEGTVLQTEKYIIECCPTHHSVLNLAYSVEEKRSPKFLREKAIRLGLKPGPDFGKLQKGIPVEVDGTLIEPEQVLGAERKGRKIVYSGDTKPCPEMVQFASHADVLIHESTYESAQESKALENGHSTTTHAAMVAKEAEVSELILTHLSTRYRDSDALRTEASHVFSKVMVAEDFMSIEVERHEIL; encoded by the coding sequence ATGGAATTAATATTTTTAGGAACCTCATCCGCACTCCCCACCACTAAACGAAATCATTCCTCCATTGCCTTAAAGGCCTTTGGAGAGGTAATGCTCTTTGATTGCGGTGAAGGAACTCAGCGTCAAATGGCTCGGATTAAACTGAGCCCCATGAAGGTGGATCATATCTTCATCACCCACCTCCATGGTGACCACTTCCTGGGACTACCCGGCATGATCCAGTCCATGGCCTTCAGAGGCAGGGAGGAAGCTTTACACATCTACGGGCCGGAAGGAATGATAAAAACCGTTGAAAATATTAAAAATCTGGGTTACTATGCTCTGTCATTCCCCATACATGCTTATGAAGTAACCGAAGGTACTGTTCTCCAGACAGAGAAATATATCATTGAATGCTGTCCCACCCATCATTCTGTCCTTAACTTGGCTTACTCAGTTGAAGAAAAAAGATCCCCCAAATTCCTCCGGGAAAAAGCCATCAGACTGGGATTGAAACCAGGACCAGATTTCGGGAAACTGCAAAAAGGCATCCCTGTGGAGGTAGATGGAACCCTGATAGAACCAGAACAGGTTCTTGGGGCAGAAAGGAAGGGAAGAAAAATAGTTTACTCGGGGGATACTAAACCCTGCCCAGAAATGGTTCAATTTGCCTCCCATGCCGATGTTCTGATACATGAATCAACCTATGAATCAGCACAGGAATCAAAAGCTCTTGAAAATGGACATTCCACCACCACCCATGCAGCAATGGTTGCTAAAGAAGCAGAAGTGTCTGAATTAATTCTCACTCACCTAAGCACCCGTTACCGGGATAGTGATGCTTTAAGAACAGAAGCAAGCCATGTATTCAGTAAAGTAATGGTGGCTGAGGATTTTATGAGTATAGAGGTGGAACGTCATGAAATTTTATAA
- a CDS encoding mechanosensitive ion channel family protein: MPNTDPLYLDLIKIAIIFIAAFIIIKWTIYIVKRTGTRFSLEPTLIQVLNEIIKYSIIALTLTLALNEIGVNINSLIISFGIVGIAVGFAARDTLSNFIAGIFILADKSFKVGDIIEISGQSGKVVKLGFRVTTIKTVDNKLITIPNSTFSKGAYINSTAQETRRVGLDVNIPYELELEQTVNSLVEVASNCKWALPEPKPNVLIKEMTDTGIKATLNVWINDPWEVATYRSQLALKVKRLLVAEEVS; the protein is encoded by the coding sequence ATGCCCAACACTGACCCCCTGTACCTTGATCTGATAAAAATTGCCATAATTTTTATAGCCGCATTTATCATTATCAAATGGACTATTTACATTGTTAAGAGAACTGGAACGCGATTTAGTTTAGAACCTACTCTGATTCAGGTCTTAAATGAGATCATCAAGTACTCCATAATTGCCCTGACCTTAACCCTTGCTTTAAATGAAATTGGAGTGAATATAAACTCCCTAATCATCAGCTTTGGTATTGTGGGTATAGCAGTTGGTTTCGCCGCCAGGGACACCCTTTCCAACTTCATCGCCGGCATATTCATACTGGCAGATAAAAGTTTTAAAGTGGGAGACATCATCGAAATATCAGGTCAAAGCGGTAAAGTGGTTAAACTCGGTTTCAGAGTTACCACCATCAAAACTGTGGATAATAAACTTATAACCATCCCCAATTCAACCTTTTCCAAGGGTGCTTATATTAATTCCACTGCTCAGGAAACCCGTAGAGTTGGATTGGATGTTAACATCCCCTATGAACTGGAACTGGAACAGACAGTTAACTCTCTGGTGGAAGTTGCATCTAATTGCAAATGGGCACTTCCTGAGCCAAAACCAAATGTGCTTATAAAAGAAATGACAGATACCGGTATTAAAGCTACTTTGAATGTCTGGATCAATGATCCATGGGAAGTAGCAACCTACCGAAGCCAGCTAGCCCTGAAAGTTAAGAGACTTCTGGTTGCTGAAGAGGTATCGTGA